From Streptomyces sp. 6-11-2, one genomic window encodes:
- a CDS encoding response regulator, with product MGKSRTRWPVRTYSRVVPAASGRVLVVDDNKVIRQLIRVNLELEGLEVVTAADGAECLDVVHRVRPDVVTLDVVMPRLDGLRTAARLRADPLTRDLPLAIVSACSQYEVETGLDVGVDAFLAKPFEPAELVRVVRRLIDGGARGAGEAEPAGRSSG from the coding sequence GTGGGGAAAAGCCGGACGCGGTGGCCGGTCCGGACCTACTCTCGAGTGGTGCCAGCCGCTTCGGGTCGGGTGCTTGTTGTGGACGACAACAAGGTCATCCGGCAGCTGATCAGGGTCAATCTTGAGCTTGAGGGGCTCGAGGTCGTGACCGCGGCCGATGGTGCCGAGTGTCTGGATGTCGTGCATCGGGTGCGGCCCGATGTCGTCACGCTCGATGTCGTCATGCCGCGACTGGACGGGCTGCGGACCGCGGCCCGACTGCGGGCCGATCCGCTCACCCGTGATCTTCCGCTCGCCATCGTCAGCGCCTGTTCGCAGTACGAGGTCGAGACCGGACTCGATGTCGGCGTCGACGCCTTCCTCGCCAAGCCCTTCGAGCCCGCGGAACTCGTGCGGGTCGTGCGGCGGTTGATCGACGGTGGGGCCCGTGGGGCCGGGGAGGCCGAGCCCGCAGGGCGTAGTAGCGGCTAA
- a CDS encoding VOC family protein, producing MATTAVPEHYRNAVIAHVMVDGAAKAIDFYTKAFGAEEMFHLGGPGERILHAEISIHGSTIMLGDAEGPTFAAPTTLGGTTVGLHVFVDDVDVLAEQRGRRGTSAATDRPVSRRPHSYPAGSLRTRLGLPHAR from the coding sequence ATGGCCACGACCGCCGTTCCCGAGCACTACCGCAACGCCGTGATCGCGCACGTGATGGTCGACGGTGCCGCCAAAGCGATCGACTTCTACACCAAGGCGTTCGGAGCCGAGGAAATGTTCCATCTCGGTGGCCCGGGCGAGCGCATCCTGCATGCAGAGATCAGCATTCACGGGTCCACCATCATGCTGGGCGATGCCGAAGGCCCTACCTTCGCCGCACCAACCACCCTTGGCGGTACGACCGTGGGGCTACACGTCTTCGTTGATGACGTCGACGTACTTGCCGAGCAGCGCGGCCGGCGCGGAACTTCTGCAGCCACCGACCGACCAGTTTCACGGCGACCGCACAGCTATCCTGCGGGATCCCTACGGACACGTCTGGGTCTTCCTCACGCACGTTGA
- a CDS encoding S8 family serine peptidase, whose protein sequence is MRRVRARRRVVVAAAGVTALANIALMSPVLSGSSVAAPVHSVQGVKARPAVAGQQSENTARSLLTTEQCQAKWRISCYTPTQYRQAYNLNPLYRAGVTGKGRTIVIVDAFGSPTIQHDLDVYSARFGMKSTHVDVVKWGTVPTFDPANPAHIDWAGETTLDVEMAHAVAPDAHIVLVESGANQNGDGTTGLREMMDAEKWLVDRGVGDVISQSFGATENTFPGFRSGDFSSIQNLRYAFKDAARHGVTVLAASGDGGATNTTASGKANYPYRVNAWPSSDPLAVSVGGTQLHLDAKGDRIAPDSVYNDDGASGGGLSHVFARPSYQNGVEQVVGDRRGTPDVSMSAALNGGAWVYSSYDPKRVGWDVYVGTSEASPLFAGIVALADQVAGHRLGDIHQALYSLFARSSRNPSTGIVDVKDGTNNSYAGVTGHTAVKGYDMATGVGTIDAARFVPALAKEG, encoded by the coding sequence ATGCGCAGAGTTCGTGCGCGGCGCCGCGTTGTGGTCGCGGCGGCCGGGGTCACCGCCCTCGCCAATATCGCACTAATGTCACCCGTTTTGTCAGGTTCTTCGGTCGCCGCACCCGTGCATTCGGTGCAAGGAGTCAAAGCCCGCCCGGCGGTAGCCGGGCAGCAATCGGAGAACACCGCCCGCAGCCTGCTGACCACCGAGCAGTGCCAGGCGAAGTGGCGGATCTCCTGTTACACCCCGACCCAGTACCGGCAGGCGTACAACCTGAACCCGCTGTACCGGGCGGGAGTCACCGGCAAGGGGCGCACGATCGTGATCGTGGATGCATTCGGCTCGCCGACCATCCAGCATGACCTGGACGTCTACAGTGCCCGGTTCGGTATGAAGAGCACCCACGTCGACGTGGTCAAGTGGGGTACCGTTCCGACCTTCGACCCCGCCAACCCCGCCCACATCGACTGGGCCGGGGAGACCACCCTCGACGTGGAGATGGCGCATGCCGTCGCCCCGGACGCGCACATCGTCCTGGTGGAGTCCGGGGCCAACCAGAACGGGGACGGCACCACCGGCCTGCGAGAGATGATGGACGCCGAGAAGTGGCTCGTCGACCGCGGCGTGGGCGATGTGATCAGCCAGAGTTTCGGCGCGACGGAGAACACCTTCCCCGGCTTCCGCAGTGGTGACTTCTCCAGCATTCAGAACCTGCGGTATGCCTTCAAGGACGCGGCCAGGCACGGTGTGACCGTCCTCGCCGCCTCCGGCGACGGCGGAGCCACCAACACCACCGCGAGCGGCAAGGCCAACTACCCGTACAGGGTCAACGCCTGGCCGTCCTCCGACCCACTGGCCGTCTCGGTCGGCGGCACCCAGTTGCACTTGGACGCCAAGGGCGACCGCATCGCGCCGGACAGTGTCTACAACGACGACGGCGCGAGCGGCGGCGGCCTGTCCCATGTCTTCGCCCGTCCCTCGTACCAGAACGGGGTCGAGCAGGTGGTCGGCGACCGCCGCGGCACCCCCGACGTTTCGATGTCCGCCGCGCTGAACGGCGGCGCATGGGTGTACTCCAGCTACGACCCGAAGCGGGTCGGCTGGGATGTCTACGTCGGCACCAGCGAGGCCAGCCCGCTCTTTGCGGGCATCGTGGCCCTGGCCGACCAGGTCGCCGGGCACCGGCTGGGTGACATCCACCAGGCGCTGTACTCGCTGTTCGCGCGGTCCTCGCGGAACCCGTCCACCGGGATCGTGGATGTGAAGGACGGCACGAACAACAGCTACGCGGGAGTCACCGGCCACACCGCGGTGAAGGGCTACGACATGGCGACCGGCGTCGGCACGATCGACGCGGCCCGCTTCGTCCCTGCCCTCGCCAAGGAGGGCTGA
- a CDS encoding SigE family RNA polymerase sigma factor, whose amino-acid sequence MQAKQEAEFQEFVRARWSHLVRTAYLLTGDVHHAEDLTQTALAKAYRSWRRVSRSDRPEAYVRRILVSCNSDRFRKRRVKEALTAAPPEAAGRDDAVSWADERSALLAALAGLPPKQRAVIVMRYWEDLPEAEVAEILGCSPGTVKSQASKALAKLRTHPGLAQVVDEPVRSRVSSGQGAGK is encoded by the coding sequence ATGCAGGCCAAACAAGAGGCCGAGTTCCAAGAATTCGTGAGAGCGCGGTGGTCCCATCTCGTACGGACCGCGTATCTGCTCACGGGCGACGTGCACCACGCCGAAGACCTGACGCAGACGGCGCTGGCCAAGGCGTACCGCTCATGGCGGCGCGTTTCGCGCAGCGACCGTCCGGAGGCGTACGTCCGGCGGATACTGGTCAGCTGCAACAGCGACCGCTTCCGCAAGCGGCGGGTCAAGGAGGCTCTCACCGCGGCGCCGCCGGAGGCGGCCGGCCGGGACGACGCCGTCTCGTGGGCCGATGAGCGCAGCGCCCTGCTCGCGGCGCTGGCCGGACTGCCGCCGAAGCAGCGGGCGGTGATCGTCATGCGCTACTGGGAGGACCTGCCCGAGGCCGAGGTCGCCGAGATCCTCGGCTGCTCGCCCGGCACGGTCAAGAGCCAGGCGTCCAAGGCGCTGGCGAAATTGCGTACGCATCCGGGGCTCGCTCAGGTCGTGGACGAACCTGTCCGCAGCCGAGTGTCGTCCGGGCAGGGAGCCGGCAAGTGA
- a CDS encoding SigE family RNA polymerase sigma factor — MRPPPQNVPERGVDERDFDAFYTASVGRLVGQLYAMTGDLAESQDVVQEAFARAWERWAELDLNGAPEAWVRTVAWRLAVSRWRRARTALAFARRQGPPAAVPPPEPHHVLLVQALRRIPEAQRRAVVLHHLCDLTVEQVAAETGCPVGTVKAHLSRGRAALARLLADTDLDLRTTRLPEVRHG; from the coding sequence ATGCGACCACCACCACAGAATGTGCCGGAGCGCGGTGTGGACGAGCGTGATTTTGACGCCTTCTACACCGCGAGCGTCGGTCGGCTCGTCGGCCAGTTGTACGCGATGACAGGTGACCTGGCTGAGTCTCAGGACGTGGTGCAGGAGGCCTTCGCCCGGGCCTGGGAACGCTGGGCCGAGTTGGACCTGAACGGTGCCCCCGAAGCGTGGGTGCGCACGGTGGCCTGGCGACTGGCGGTCAGTCGGTGGCGGCGGGCGCGCACCGCGCTGGCCTTCGCCCGGCGGCAGGGTCCGCCCGCCGCCGTACCGCCGCCGGAACCGCACCACGTGCTGCTGGTCCAGGCACTGCGGCGGATCCCCGAGGCGCAGCGGCGGGCCGTGGTGCTGCATCATCTGTGTGACCTGACGGTGGAGCAGGTGGCTGCCGAGACCGGTTGCCCCGTCGGCACGGTCAAGGCGCACCTGAGCCGCGGACGGGCGGCGCTGGCACGTCTGCTGGCCGATACGGACCTCGATCTGCGGACGACCCGGCTGCCGGAGGTGAGGCATGGCTGA
- the nrtL gene encoding ArgS-related anticodon-binding protein NrtL has translation MTPVELSRTVLSAVRRAVDVGELSVGVPERVVVTPPRPGGCGDYATNIALQLARPAGQPAPLVAQVLRGHLLGLDGIDDVTVTGPGFLNISLRDADAEAALVRLVEDIRESGERYGYAPRPTGTAVELRCPREVRAVVVADVVARLLRSQGGEGRVNCASSLPADWEQVLGVRVDAPDDSLPGVDIRPVPAPADPLPLGRDAARWALLHPAGHDRPRIGDEHDGHDGHLVQSESNPLFRVRYAHARTRALGRNAADLGFGAEPGPVDVIPSELVTLLADHPRVLARAADHRAPDVLARHLVSVADAVLPFLATVLPRGEEKPSAAHRARLALAEAAGTVLAGGLSLLGIDAPEHL, from the coding sequence GTGACCCCCGTGGAGCTCTCCCGTACCGTGCTGAGCGCGGTCCGCCGCGCTGTCGACGTGGGGGAGCTGAGCGTCGGCGTGCCCGAGCGGGTCGTGGTCACGCCGCCCCGGCCCGGCGGTTGTGGTGACTACGCCACCAACATCGCCCTCCAGCTCGCCAGGCCCGCCGGACAGCCCGCGCCGCTCGTCGCCCAGGTGCTCCGGGGCCATCTGCTCGGCCTCGACGGCATCGACGACGTCACCGTCACCGGGCCCGGGTTCCTCAACATCAGCCTCCGCGACGCCGACGCCGAGGCCGCCCTCGTCCGGCTGGTGGAGGACATTCGGGAGTCCGGGGAGCGGTACGGGTACGCCCCGCGGCCGACCGGGACCGCCGTCGAGCTGCGCTGTCCCCGCGAGGTCCGTGCCGTCGTTGTCGCGGACGTCGTGGCGCGGCTTCTCCGGTCCCAGGGGGGCGAGGGAAGGGTCAATTGCGCGAGTTCTCTCCCCGCCGACTGGGAGCAGGTCCTGGGCGTCCGCGTCGATGCCCCAGATGACTCGCTCCCCGGCGTCGACATCCGTCCCGTCCCCGCCCCCGCCGACCCCCTCCCTCTCGGCCGCGACGCCGCCCGCTGGGCCCTGCTGCACCCCGCCGGACACGACCGGCCCCGTATCGGCGACGAGCACGACGGGCATGACGGGCATCTCGTCCAGAGTGAGAGCAACCCACTCTTCCGCGTCCGGTACGCCCACGCCCGCACCCGAGCCCTCGGCCGCAACGCGGCCGACCTGGGATTCGGCGCCGAGCCGGGCCCCGTCGACGTGATCCCGTCCGAGCTGGTCACCCTGCTCGCCGACCATCCCCGCGTGCTCGCCCGCGCCGCGGACCACCGCGCTCCCGACGTTCTCGCCCGGCACCTCGTCAGCGTTGCCGATGCCGTGCTGCCCTTCCTCGCGACCGTGCTGCCGCGCGGGGAGGAGAAACCCTCGGCCGCCCACCGCGCCCGGCTCGCCCTTGCCGAAGCCGCCGGGACGGTGCTGGCCGGTGGCCTGTCCCTGCTCGGCATCGACGCACCCGAACACCTCTGA
- a CDS encoding DUF3761 domain-containing protein, whose protein sequence is MSYYQPQPPFQPPPRPPAFRPAPKWARKRFVLPALGLAFILGVGSGGDGQNPNATKSVANDKVQPTATATVTATATATETAKPKPAPTVTQTVKVKVTVTAHAAAAGSGTGGSSTSGGSSSSGGSSSSGGSSSAGGGATALCNDGTYSYAAHHQGACSHHGGVAVFYR, encoded by the coding sequence ATGAGCTATTACCAGCCCCAGCCGCCGTTCCAGCCTCCGCCCAGACCGCCGGCCTTCCGTCCCGCACCCAAGTGGGCCCGCAAGCGATTCGTACTGCCCGCCCTGGGCCTCGCGTTCATTCTCGGCGTGGGTAGCGGCGGCGACGGCCAGAACCCGAACGCGACGAAGTCGGTGGCCAACGACAAGGTGCAGCCGACGGCCACGGCCACGGTCACCGCGACAGCCACGGCGACGGAGACCGCGAAGCCGAAGCCCGCGCCGACGGTGACGCAGACGGTCAAGGTGAAGGTGACTGTCACCGCCCACGCCGCTGCCGCGGGGTCGGGAACGGGCGGCAGTTCGACGTCTGGCGGATCGTCGTCCAGCGGCGGGTCCAGCTCGTCGGGTGGCTCCAGCTCCGCGGGCGGCGGTGCTACGGCGCTGTGCAATGACGGTACGTACTCGTACGCCGCTCACCATCAGGGGGCCTGCTCGCATCACGGCGGCGTGGCCGTCTTCTACCGGTAG
- a CDS encoding FMN-binding glutamate synthase family protein produces MIRIAVIAFIGALAISFGVTALAVSPWWWLVAVLCAGIAGVGSYDLLQKRHSVLRNYPVLGHIRFMLESIRPELQQYFIERNFDGRPYDRDVRSLVYQRAKGTEAEIAFGTERNVYAEGYEYFESSMRPRPVPAEQPRVRIGGPDCTKPYDMALLNVSAMSFGSLSANAVLALNRGAALGGFAHDTGEGGMSEYHQRHGGDLVWEIGTGYFGCRTADGGFDRARFAEKAAHDNVKCVSLKLSQGAKPGIGGVLPGEKVTAEIARVREVPEGKTVISPPYHQVFDTPRELIRFIAEMRELSGGKPVGFKLCVGSRREFLAVCKAMLEEGTAPDFIIVDGAEGGTGAAPLEFADHLGSPLTEGLITVHNALVGAGLRDRIKIGASGKVATGADIVKRMLQGADFTNAARAMMFAIGCIQAQSCHTNTCPAGVATQDPRRARALDVDDKSARVHRFQSATVNSALQIIASLGVSEPAELRPNMLRRRVDPVTVRSYAELYDWLTPGQLLIEPPESWAADWKAADPDRFAV; encoded by the coding sequence ATGATCAGAATTGCAGTGATCGCATTCATTGGAGCTCTCGCCATTTCCTTCGGCGTCACGGCCTTGGCCGTGTCGCCTTGGTGGTGGCTGGTCGCCGTGTTGTGTGCGGGGATAGCCGGGGTCGGTTCTTATGATTTGCTCCAAAAGCGCCATTCTGTCTTGCGCAACTACCCGGTGCTGGGGCACATCCGCTTCATGCTGGAATCGATCCGGCCGGAGTTGCAGCAGTATTTCATTGAGCGCAATTTCGATGGCCGTCCCTACGACAGGGATGTGCGCAGCCTTGTCTACCAGCGCGCCAAGGGGACCGAAGCGGAGATCGCTTTCGGCACCGAGCGGAACGTCTACGCCGAAGGCTACGAATACTTCGAATCTTCGATGAGGCCGCGCCCGGTGCCGGCGGAGCAGCCCCGGGTCCGCATCGGCGGTCCGGACTGCACCAAGCCCTACGACATGGCGTTGCTCAACGTCTCGGCCATGAGCTTCGGTTCGCTGTCCGCCAACGCCGTCCTCGCCCTGAACCGGGGGGCCGCCCTCGGAGGCTTCGCTCACGACACCGGCGAGGGCGGCATGTCGGAGTACCATCAGCGCCACGGTGGTGACCTGGTGTGGGAAATCGGCACCGGATACTTCGGTTGCCGCACCGCGGACGGCGGTTTCGATCGCGCGCGGTTCGCCGAGAAGGCCGCTCACGACAACGTGAAATGCGTGTCACTGAAGCTGTCTCAGGGGGCCAAGCCCGGTATCGGAGGGGTGCTGCCCGGAGAGAAGGTCACCGCCGAGATAGCCCGGGTACGCGAGGTTCCCGAGGGAAAGACCGTCATCTCGCCCCCTTACCACCAGGTCTTCGACACGCCCCGGGAACTGATCCGGTTCATCGCCGAAATGCGCGAGCTGTCCGGTGGAAAGCCGGTCGGCTTCAAGTTGTGTGTGGGCTCCCGGCGGGAGTTCCTGGCGGTGTGCAAGGCCATGCTCGAAGAGGGCACCGCGCCGGACTTCATCATCGTCGACGGAGCGGAGGGCGGCACCGGAGCCGCGCCGCTGGAGTTCGCCGACCACCTGGGCAGTCCGCTCACCGAGGGCCTGATCACCGTCCACAACGCCCTGGTCGGCGCCGGCCTGCGGGACCGGATCAAGATCGGCGCGAGCGGCAAGGTGGCCACCGGAGCCGACATCGTCAAGCGCATGCTGCAAGGCGCCGACTTCACCAACGCGGCACGCGCCATGATGTTCGCGATCGGATGCATCCAGGCGCAGAGCTGCCACACCAACACCTGCCCCGCCGGTGTCGCCACACAGGACCCGCGCCGCGCACGCGCGTTGGATGTCGACGACAAGTCGGCCCGGGTCCACCGCTTCCAGTCCGCCACGGTGAACAGCGCACTGCAGATCATCGCCTCGCTGGGCGTGAGTGAACCCGCCGAACTGCGCCCGAACATGCTGCGTCGGCGCGTGGACCCGGTCACCGTCCGCTCCTACGCGGAGCTCTACGACTGGCTGACCCCTGGCCAGTTGCTGATCGAGCCGCCCGAGTCCTGGGCAGCTGACTGGAAGGCCGCTGATCCCGACCGTTTCGCTGTCTGA